A stretch of Paludisphaera borealis DNA encodes these proteins:
- a CDS encoding alpha/beta hydrolase — MPTIEDRVDDVTVSVSGKRRLKARWWRRPQPRGVLVVAHGFGEHGGAYAYAAEALGLALEIDVVAHDFLGHGRSPGRRGVVRRYEDLVDDLQAVVSWARRRFIGLPIYLLGHSNGGQVVLRYAIEHGDAVAGVIVSNPFLRIAMPIPRAKLWLGRMLMRFAPWITLKAHTPSGGMTSDPGIQASFQSDALRHHRISPPLFFGMVLGGEMLISRAAEFRPPLLMLIGGQDPLVDPQSGREFFDRVEAEDKTLILYPKMLHEPLNEIGREKVVADIVRWLAVHLDRPAAGG, encoded by the coding sequence ATGCCGACCATCGAGGACCGCGTGGACGACGTCACGGTGAGCGTGTCGGGAAAGCGGAGGCTCAAGGCCCGATGGTGGCGACGGCCCCAGCCGCGCGGCGTCTTGGTCGTCGCCCACGGATTCGGCGAGCATGGCGGCGCGTACGCGTATGCGGCCGAAGCGCTCGGACTCGCGCTTGAAATCGACGTGGTCGCGCACGACTTCCTCGGCCACGGCCGGAGTCCCGGTCGGCGTGGGGTGGTCCGCCGCTACGAGGACCTCGTCGACGATCTTCAGGCGGTCGTCTCCTGGGCCCGCCGACGGTTTATCGGCTTGCCGATTTACTTGCTCGGCCATTCGAACGGCGGTCAGGTCGTGCTCCGCTACGCGATCGAGCATGGCGACGCGGTCGCGGGCGTGATCGTCTCGAATCCGTTCCTGCGGATCGCGATGCCGATCCCCCGCGCCAAGCTCTGGCTGGGACGCATGCTGATGCGGTTCGCCCCCTGGATCACGCTCAAGGCCCACACGCCTTCCGGCGGGATGACCAGCGACCCCGGCATCCAGGCGAGCTTTCAGAGTGACGCGCTGCGGCACCACCGGATCAGCCCCCCGCTGTTTTTCGGCATGGTCCTGGGGGGCGAGATGCTTATCTCGCGGGCGGCCGAGTTTCGGCCGCCGCTGCTCATGCTGATCGGCGGACAGGACCCCCTGGTCGATCCCCAGTCCGGACGGGAGTTCTTCGACCGGGTCGAAGCGGAGGACAAGACCCTGATCCTCTACCCCAAGATGCTCCATGAACCGCTCAACGAGATCGGCCGCGAGAAGGTCGTCGCCGACATCGTCCGCTGGCTCGCGGTTCACCTCGATCGGCCGGCGGCCGGCGGCTGA
- a CDS encoding response regulator has product MHDMSSVPPAAGVTSRRILVVDDSVDGAQAMALLLKYDGHDTRTAHNGCEAVAEARAFIPEVVFLDIGLPDKNGYEVARELRSDPSLRDVVLVALTGWGTDEDRRKSKEAGFDHHFVKPVDVDAVESMLRNLDRAPTPS; this is encoded by the coding sequence ATGCACGATATGAGTAGCGTTCCGCCGGCCGCGGGCGTGACCTCGCGCCGCATCCTCGTCGTCGACGACAGCGTCGACGGGGCCCAAGCGATGGCCTTGCTCCTCAAGTACGACGGTCACGACACCCGTACCGCCCACAACGGTTGCGAAGCTGTCGCGGAAGCCCGCGCCTTCATCCCCGAGGTTGTCTTCCTCGACATCGGCCTGCCGGACAAGAACGGCTACGAGGTCGCCCGGGAACTCCGATCCGATCCCAGCCTCCGCGACGTCGTCCTCGTCGCCCTCACCGGCTGGGGGACCGACGAAGACCGCCGCAAAAGCAAAGAAGCCGGTTTCGACCACCACTTCGTCAAACCCGTCGACGTAGACGCCGTCGAATCGATGCTCCGGAACCTCGACCGCGCCCCGACGCCGTCTTGA
- a CDS encoding NAD-dependent epimerase/dehydratase family protein: MKILVTGGAGYVGSTLVPMLLEQGHKVRVLDNLRFGGQGLLPCCQNRFFELMLGDVCNEADVKKAVDGVDAIIHLAAIVGYPACKKEPQLAQAINVDSTALLLANRNADTRFLYASTGSIYGSIPDYICNEDTPRAPITLYGETKAKAEQLVLDAGNGIAYRYATAFGVSNRMRLDLMPNDFTYQAVKNRNLIVYEGGFKRTFVHVRDMARSFIFALERWDEVKDDVYNVGHESMNFTKEDVARKIMEHVDYYLHFAEVGTDADQRNYEVSYEKIRRKGFETTIDLDRGIAELVRAAKLISFQNPFTNV, encoded by the coding sequence ATGAAAATCCTCGTCACCGGCGGCGCCGGCTATGTCGGCTCAACGCTCGTTCCGATGTTGCTCGAACAGGGGCACAAGGTCCGAGTCCTCGACAACCTTCGTTTCGGCGGCCAGGGCCTGCTTCCCTGCTGCCAGAACCGCTTCTTCGAGCTGATGCTCGGAGACGTCTGCAACGAGGCCGACGTCAAGAAGGCCGTCGACGGCGTCGACGCGATCATCCACCTCGCGGCGATCGTGGGCTACCCCGCCTGCAAGAAAGAGCCGCAGCTCGCCCAGGCCATCAACGTCGACAGCACCGCCCTGCTGCTGGCCAACCGCAACGCCGACACGCGGTTCCTCTACGCCTCGACGGGAAGCATCTACGGATCGATTCCCGACTACATCTGCAACGAAGACACCCCGCGCGCCCCGATCACGCTGTACGGCGAGACCAAGGCGAAGGCCGAGCAACTGGTCCTCGACGCCGGCAACGGCATCGCCTACCGCTACGCGACCGCTTTCGGCGTCAGCAACCGGATGCGGCTCGACCTGATGCCCAACGACTTCACCTACCAGGCCGTCAAGAACCGCAACCTGATCGTCTACGAGGGCGGGTTCAAGCGGACCTTCGTCCACGTTCGCGACATGGCCCGGTCGTTCATCTTCGCCCTCGAGCGCTGGGACGAGGTGAAGGACGACGTTTACAACGTCGGCCACGAGAGCATGAACTTCACCAAGGAAGACGTCGCCCGCAAGATCATGGAGCACGTCGACTACTACCTCCACTTCGCCGAAGTCGGCACCGACGCCGACCAGCGAAACTACGAGGTCTCCTACGAGAAGATCCGCCGCAAGGGCTTCGAGACTACCATCGACCTTGACCGCGGCATCGCCGAGCTGGTCCGCGCGGCCAAGCTGATCTCGTTCCAGAACCCGTTCACGAACGTCTGA
- a CDS encoding YncE family protein codes for MTVSPKPPFRAAFASVWLIVAFAFAAMIAPECSAADVAKVERRLYVAAPGLRDYLEYGGHGLLVFDVDHDHKFVKRIATAGLNASGKPNNVKGICASIATGKVYISTIQQLMCLDLVTEKLLWERSYEGGCDRMSMTPDGRLIYLPSLEGPFWNVVSGEDGAIVAKLTLDSASHNTVVGLKGNEAYLAGLKSPFLAVVDTKTQKVVRNVGPFAASIRPFTVNGRQTLCFVNVNELLGFEVGDLTTGRKLARVEVQGFEKGPTKRHGCPSHGVGLTPDEKEIWVTDAHNSQVHVFDATTMPPSQTASIAVKDQPGWITFTIDGQYAYPSTGDVIDVKSRRIVAELKDETGQLVQSEKMIEIDFQDGRPVKVADQFGLGRVANP; via the coding sequence ATGACCGTGTCCCCAAAGCCGCCATTCCGCGCCGCGTTCGCGAGCGTCTGGCTCATCGTCGCATTTGCATTCGCCGCGATGATCGCGCCGGAGTGTTCGGCCGCGGACGTTGCGAAGGTTGAACGCCGGCTGTACGTGGCCGCGCCGGGGCTTCGCGACTATCTCGAATACGGCGGCCACGGTCTGCTGGTCTTCGACGTCGACCACGACCACAAGTTCGTCAAGCGGATCGCCACGGCGGGCCTGAACGCCAGCGGCAAGCCCAACAATGTGAAGGGAATCTGCGCCAGCATCGCCACGGGCAAGGTTTATATCAGCACGATTCAGCAGTTAATGTGCCTCGACCTCGTCACCGAGAAGCTGCTGTGGGAGCGGTCGTACGAGGGGGGCTGCGACCGGATGTCGATGACGCCCGACGGCCGGCTGATCTACCTGCCGTCGCTCGAAGGGCCGTTCTGGAACGTCGTCAGCGGCGAGGACGGCGCGATCGTCGCCAAGCTGACGCTCGATTCGGCCTCGCACAACACGGTCGTCGGCCTGAAGGGGAACGAGGCGTACCTCGCCGGGCTGAAATCGCCGTTCCTGGCGGTCGTCGACACCAAGACCCAGAAGGTCGTCCGCAACGTCGGGCCGTTCGCGGCGAGCATCCGCCCGTTCACGGTCAACGGCCGGCAGACGCTCTGCTTCGTCAATGTCAACGAGCTGCTCGGCTTTGAGGTCGGCGACCTGACGACCGGGCGCAAGCTGGCGCGCGTCGAGGTTCAGGGCTTCGAGAAAGGCCCCACCAAGCGCCACGGCTGCCCCAGCCACGGCGTCGGCCTGACGCCCGACGAGAAGGAAATCTGGGTGACCGACGCCCACAACAGCCAGGTCCACGTCTTCGACGCCACGACCATGCCGCCCAGTCAAACGGCCTCGATCGCCGTCAAGGACCAGCCCGGCTGGATCACGTTCACGATCGACGGCCAGTACGCCTATCCTTCGACCGGCGACGTCATCGACGTCAAATCGCGCCGGATCGTCGCCGAGCTGAAAGACGAAACCGGCCAGCTCGTCCAGAGCGAAAAGATGATCGAGATCGACTTCCAGGACGGACGCCCCGTCAAGGTCGCCGACCAGTTCGGCCTCGGCCGCGTTGCCAATCCCTGA
- a CDS encoding TlpA family protein disulfide reductase, which produces MGLGKTLLTMGLIAAAAVQASGQATPAGVAEIQSRHDRALVRELSEYLMRNPKADDRDQAYAALFNKAIEHDWFAENEESAKLYLKNDPDGPVKALAQIISVMARAQAGQFNDALARYKELMLGLGKSDQVEFASSFTETFAASAVTAGEVDVARQIYQTVGERFPDSTELRDKVARELARLDRVGKPAPSLEVQDLSGKTVRLASLRGKYVLVDFWATWCAPCIAELPRQQEAYRKYHDAGLEVVGVSLDETRSAVVDFVKVRKLPWAQFHNGTAGADLVEAFGVSSIPANYLIDPEGNIVRLDLRGAALDAVLAKLIKRGE; this is translated from the coding sequence GTGGGATTAGGAAAGACTCTTTTAACGATGGGCCTGATCGCCGCGGCGGCCGTCCAGGCCAGCGGGCAGGCGACGCCTGCTGGCGTCGCCGAGATCCAGAGCCGCCACGATCGCGCGCTGGTTCGCGAGCTGAGCGAATACCTGATGCGCAATCCCAAGGCCGACGACCGCGATCAGGCGTACGCGGCGCTCTTCAACAAGGCGATCGAGCACGACTGGTTCGCCGAGAATGAGGAATCCGCCAAGCTCTACTTGAAGAACGACCCGGACGGCCCCGTCAAGGCGCTCGCGCAGATCATCTCTGTGATGGCCCGGGCCCAGGCGGGGCAGTTCAACGACGCCCTCGCGCGGTACAAAGAGTTGATGCTCGGCCTCGGCAAGAGCGATCAGGTGGAGTTCGCGTCGAGCTTCACCGAGACCTTCGCCGCCTCGGCCGTGACCGCCGGCGAGGTCGACGTCGCGCGGCAGATCTACCAGACGGTCGGCGAACGGTTCCCCGACAGCACCGAACTCCGCGACAAGGTCGCTCGCGAACTGGCCCGCCTCGACCGCGTCGGCAAGCCGGCGCCGAGCCTGGAGGTTCAAGACCTCTCGGGCAAGACGGTCCGGCTCGCCTCCCTGCGCGGCAAGTACGTCCTCGTCGATTTCTGGGCCACCTGGTGCGCCCCGTGCATCGCCGAGCTGCCGAGGCAACAGGAAGCCTATCGCAAGTACCACGACGCGGGCCTGGAAGTCGTCGGCGTGAGCCTCGACGAGACGCGCTCGGCGGTCGTCGACTTCGTCAAGGTCCGCAAGCTCCCCTGGGCCCAGTTTCACAACGGCACCGCCGGCGCCGACCTCGTCGAAGCCTTCGGCGTCAGCTCGATCCCGGCGAATTACCTGATCGACCCCGAGGGGAACATCGTCCGCCTCGACCTTCGCGGCGCCGCCCTCGACGCCGTCCTCGCCAAGCTGATCAAGCGAGGCGAGTAG
- a CDS encoding sensor histidine kinase, whose product MKEEGERCPLDPVAATGSTDLTDQLWKFRIQYREGRDPEKILRAALKLGIDLFGGKEGCIATIHPGAVEARLIQKTTESGWWDRALLAGFLRGEKVNVPHEMMLARIRRHGRMWGVLALRAPGASFHWDARQGFSTIGGLANELIDQSDLQRIREVRARVDRKVMEQSHPKHLSYELLHGIRSLTAYDHSAALLIHDADLGVLEVVAEQIAWRKAKGENVGRKFPLKKTLHEVLAQPVVRGFDRHGDEWKNWTGGDPTDLADLLDYDPAPKVGDPAPPEGAILCASLITRSGLLGVLKVASMHAGSFCQYEVDLISQFLPQAAVALQNARRAETLERRMIDAERKHAMADLARGVSHDVNNALGAVLPLVQQLLDDVEHGAFDPEEAAGDLRQVERSIRVCRRIFGGMLNFARGSARNPSDVSLAQAVDAALLLFREGLERRGVALVVNVAADLPSLFAVQADFEQLLLNLISNARDATGPGDRLTIKAGAEGDWLELVVEDTGCGISADDLAKLQEPFFTTKPNGHGLGLAICRSITAQLRGQFDIRSEPGAGTRVRMRFPTDIGKDG is encoded by the coding sequence GTGAAGGAAGAAGGGGAGCGTTGTCCGCTCGATCCGGTCGCGGCGACGGGATCGACGGACCTGACCGATCAGCTCTGGAAGTTCCGCATCCAGTACCGTGAGGGACGCGATCCCGAGAAGATCCTCCGCGCCGCGCTGAAGCTGGGCATTGACCTGTTCGGCGGCAAGGAAGGATGCATCGCGACAATCCACCCCGGCGCCGTCGAGGCCCGTCTCATCCAGAAGACTACCGAAAGCGGCTGGTGGGACCGCGCGCTCCTCGCGGGATTCCTCCGCGGCGAGAAGGTCAATGTTCCGCATGAGATGATGCTCGCGCGGATTCGACGCCACGGCCGGATGTGGGGCGTGCTGGCGCTCCGGGCTCCCGGCGCGAGCTTTCACTGGGACGCGCGGCAAGGGTTTTCGACGATCGGCGGCCTGGCCAACGAGCTGATCGACCAGTCCGACCTCCAGCGGATTCGCGAGGTCCGCGCGCGGGTCGATCGCAAGGTCATGGAGCAAAGCCATCCCAAGCACCTCTCTTACGAGCTGCTGCATGGGATTCGGTCGCTGACCGCCTACGACCATTCGGCGGCCCTCTTGATTCACGACGCCGACCTGGGGGTGCTGGAAGTTGTCGCCGAGCAGATCGCCTGGCGCAAGGCCAAGGGGGAGAACGTCGGCCGCAAGTTCCCGCTCAAAAAGACGTTGCACGAAGTTCTCGCCCAGCCCGTCGTCCGCGGCTTCGACCGTCACGGCGACGAGTGGAAGAACTGGACCGGCGGCGACCCGACCGACCTGGCCGACCTCCTGGATTACGACCCCGCGCCCAAGGTCGGCGACCCCGCGCCCCCCGAGGGGGCGATCCTCTGCGCCTCGCTGATCACGCGATCGGGCCTGCTGGGCGTGCTCAAGGTCGCGTCGATGCATGCCGGCTCGTTCTGCCAGTACGAGGTCGACCTGATCTCCCAGTTCTTGCCTCAGGCGGCCGTCGCGCTTCAAAACGCGCGGCGGGCCGAGACGCTGGAACGGCGGATGATCGACGCCGAACGCAAGCATGCGATGGCCGACCTGGCGCGCGGCGTCTCGCACGACGTCAATAACGCGCTCGGGGCGGTGCTCCCGCTGGTTCAGCAGCTTCTCGACGACGTCGAGCACGGCGCGTTCGATCCCGAGGAGGCCGCCGGCGACCTTCGCCAGGTCGAGCGGTCGATCCGGGTCTGCCGGCGGATTTTCGGCGGGATGCTCAATTTCGCGCGAGGCTCAGCGCGCAACCCGAGCGACGTGTCGCTCGCCCAGGCGGTCGACGCGGCGCTTCTTCTCTTCCGAGAAGGGCTCGAACGACGCGGCGTCGCACTGGTCGTGAACGTCGCGGCCGACCTCCCCTCTCTGTTCGCCGTGCAGGCGGACTTCGAGCAGCTTCTGCTCAACTTGATCAGCAACGCCCGCGACGCGACCGGCCCCGGCGATCGGCTGACAATCAAGGCCGGCGCGGAGGGCGACTGGCTCGAACTGGTGGTCGAAGACACCGGCTGTGGGATCTCGGCCGACGATCTGGCGAAGCTCCAGGAGCCGTTCTTCACGACCAAGCCAAACGGCCACGGCCTCGGCCTGGCCATCTGCCGGTCGATCACCGCGCAGCTTCGCGGCCAGTTCGACATCCGCAGCGAGCCGGGCGCCGGCACCCGCGTCCGGATGCGATTCCCCACCGACATCGGAAAGGACGGATGA
- the glmS gene encoding glutamine--fructose-6-phosphate transaminase (isomerizing) has protein sequence MCGIVGYTGSQEASSILVAGLRRLEYRGYDSAGVATVEHGAIEIRKQAGRVRVLEELLRQQPVKAHAGISHTRWATHGPATDRNAHPHVGGREGRRSVAVVHNGVIENHASLRRELEREGFEFVSQTDTEVVAHLLARELERIDDPYEALLRILPRLEGTYGLGVVAANRPGELLGARLGSPLVVGVGDGEHLLASDAVAIAPHTANVSYLQDGEVVRLTPRQFEVRHRDRGSITPRIDRIDWKPDAVELGGHAHYMLKEIREQPDTLIDACRGRLVRAEGTAHFGGLNLTAKQLRRVRRVVLAACGTSWHAALVGEYLIERLAHLPVEVEYASEFRYRNAPLDDRTLVFVLSQSGETADTLGALREAKRRGHPTLAIVNTVGSTIAREADGGIYLHAGPEVGVASTKAFSAQVAVLTMLALHLGRLRQLSFPDGLTVLQAIESVPALLGEVLKSEPAIEAAAERIAPARSVLYLGRDLHFPVALEGALKLKEISYIHAEGYPTAEMKHGPIALIDRETPSVFIAPRGSLHAKTLSNIEEVKARHGSVIAVGTAGDDDLAGLCDAFLPIPDAPEVVQPLLAVVPLQLLAYHVARLRGCDIDKPRNLAKSVTVE, from the coding sequence ATGTGCGGAATCGTCGGTTACACGGGCTCTCAAGAGGCCAGCTCGATCCTTGTGGCCGGCTTGCGACGGCTGGAGTATCGCGGTTACGACAGTGCGGGGGTCGCGACCGTCGAGCACGGCGCCATCGAGATCCGCAAGCAGGCAGGCCGGGTGCGCGTGTTGGAGGAGCTGCTCCGCCAGCAACCGGTCAAGGCCCACGCGGGGATCAGCCACACGCGATGGGCCACGCATGGGCCGGCCACCGATCGCAACGCCCACCCGCACGTCGGCGGTCGCGAGGGCCGGCGGTCGGTCGCCGTGGTCCACAACGGCGTGATCGAGAACCACGCGAGCCTCCGCCGCGAACTGGAGCGCGAAGGCTTCGAATTCGTCAGCCAGACCGACACCGAGGTCGTCGCCCACCTGCTGGCGCGCGAGTTGGAGCGCATCGACGACCCTTATGAGGCTCTCCTGCGGATCTTGCCGCGACTCGAAGGGACGTACGGACTGGGCGTCGTGGCGGCGAACCGGCCCGGCGAGCTGCTGGGGGCGCGGCTGGGGAGCCCTCTGGTCGTCGGAGTCGGCGACGGCGAGCACTTGCTCGCCAGCGACGCCGTGGCGATCGCCCCGCACACGGCCAACGTGTCATACCTGCAAGACGGCGAGGTCGTCCGGCTGACGCCTCGGCAGTTCGAGGTCAGGCATCGCGATCGAGGATCGATCACCCCGCGCATCGACCGGATCGACTGGAAGCCCGACGCCGTCGAGCTGGGCGGGCACGCGCATTACATGCTCAAGGAGATCCGCGAGCAGCCCGACACGCTGATCGACGCCTGCCGCGGCCGGCTCGTCCGCGCCGAGGGGACTGCGCACTTCGGGGGTTTGAACCTGACCGCCAAGCAGCTTCGCCGCGTCCGCCGCGTGGTGCTGGCGGCGTGCGGCACAAGCTGGCACGCGGCCCTGGTCGGCGAATACCTGATCGAGCGGCTGGCCCATCTGCCGGTCGAGGTCGAGTACGCCAGCGAGTTCCGATACCGCAACGCCCCGCTCGACGATCGCACGCTGGTGTTCGTGCTCAGCCAGTCGGGCGAGACCGCCGACACGCTGGGCGCGCTCCGCGAGGCCAAGCGCCGGGGACATCCGACGCTGGCGATCGTCAACACCGTAGGAAGCACCATCGCCCGCGAGGCCGACGGCGGCATTTATCTGCACGCGGGCCCGGAAGTCGGCGTGGCGAGCACCAAGGCGTTCTCGGCCCAAGTCGCCGTCCTGACGATGCTGGCGCTCCACCTCGGGAGACTGCGGCAGCTTTCGTTTCCGGACGGGCTCACCGTCCTGCAAGCGATCGAGTCGGTGCCGGCGCTGCTCGGCGAAGTCTTGAAGTCAGAGCCGGCGATCGAAGCCGCCGCCGAGCGGATCGCGCCGGCGCGGAGCGTGCTGTACCTCGGCCGCGACCTCCATTTCCCGGTCGCGCTCGAAGGGGCGCTCAAGCTCAAGGAGATCAGCTACATCCACGCCGAGGGCTACCCGACGGCCGAGATGAAGCACGGGCCGATCGCGCTGATCGACCGCGAGACCCCCAGTGTGTTCATCGCCCCGCGCGGGTCGCTGCACGCCAAGACTCTGAGCAACATCGAGGAAGTGAAGGCGCGTCACGGATCGGTGATCGCCGTGGGGACGGCGGGCGACGACGACCTGGCCGGGCTCTGCGACGCCTTCCTGCCGATCCCCGACGCCCCCGAGGTCGTACAGCCGCTGCTGGCGGTGGTCCCGTTGCAGCTCCTGGCGTACCACGTCGCCCGACTTCGCGGCTGCGATATCGACAAGCCGCGCAACCTCGCCAAGAGCGTCACCGTCGAGTGA
- a CDS encoding glycosyltransferase family 4 protein, translated as MRHDDEFASVERPTTPAEAANVAGKRLLFINQYYWPDHASTAQHLTDLAESLAARGFECHVLCSQSRYKPGDPVSPAFEIHQGVHIHRVPATSMGRKSTLSRMTDYLSFYARAVVKAMRLPRFDAVVTLTTPPIIGLVGTLLRRFKGTTHVCWSMDLHPDASLALKRMSPRNPIVKGLAWLSDFVLRQADRVVVLGPYMADRILMKKVRPDRVTTIPVWSRRDEVYPVAHASNALRKRLGFRDELVAMYSGNLGLAHTFDEFIEAARRLRDRSDIVFLYVGGGPRLAEVRAAKEAETLDNIRILDYVAREELHLSLSTADVHLISMRPEMTGIVVPGKLYGIMAAARPSLFVGPQHCESADLIRRSGGGFAVSYGDADGVVFALEKLSRDRNLARQMGEKGRQAFLTMHEMGPCCFQWLELMRSLVGTPKPAPRPAAAPSLATVMTQVGRLQAQARS; from the coding sequence TTGCGACATGACGACGAATTCGCCTCCGTCGAACGGCCGACGACGCCGGCCGAAGCCGCGAACGTGGCTGGTAAGCGGCTGTTGTTCATCAATCAATATTACTGGCCCGATCACGCGTCCACGGCCCAGCACCTGACCGACCTCGCCGAGTCGCTGGCGGCGCGCGGATTCGAGTGCCACGTACTCTGCTCCCAGAGCCGATACAAGCCCGGCGATCCCGTGTCGCCTGCCTTTGAGATTCATCAAGGCGTCCACATCCATCGCGTTCCGGCGACGTCGATGGGGCGCAAGAGCACGCTCAGCCGGATGACCGACTACCTGAGCTTTTACGCTCGGGCCGTCGTCAAGGCGATGCGGCTGCCGAGGTTCGACGCCGTCGTGACGTTGACGACGCCGCCGATCATCGGCCTGGTCGGGACCCTGCTCAGGCGGTTCAAGGGGACGACCCACGTCTGCTGGAGCATGGACCTTCATCCCGACGCCAGCCTCGCCCTCAAGCGGATGTCGCCGCGCAACCCAATCGTCAAGGGGTTGGCGTGGTTGAGCGACTTCGTGCTAAGGCAAGCCGATCGCGTCGTGGTCCTCGGCCCGTACATGGCCGACCGCATCCTGATGAAGAAGGTGCGGCCCGACCGGGTGACGACCATCCCCGTCTGGAGCCGTCGCGACGAGGTTTATCCGGTCGCCCACGCGAGCAACGCCCTCCGTAAGCGGCTCGGCTTTCGCGACGAGCTGGTCGCCATGTACTCGGGCAACCTCGGGTTGGCCCACACGTTCGACGAGTTCATCGAAGCGGCCCGCCGGCTCCGCGATCGGTCGGACATCGTCTTCCTCTACGTGGGAGGCGGCCCGCGACTCGCCGAAGTCCGCGCGGCGAAGGAAGCCGAGACGCTCGACAACATCCGGATTCTCGATTACGTGGCTCGCGAGGAGCTGCACCTGTCGCTCTCGACGGCCGACGTCCATCTGATCTCGATGCGGCCCGAGATGACGGGCATCGTGGTGCCCGGCAAGCTGTACGGGATCATGGCGGCGGCCCGCCCCTCCCTCTTCGTCGGTCCCCAGCACTGCGAGTCGGCCGACCTGATCCGGCGTTCGGGAGGGGGCTTCGCGGTCTCCTACGGCGACGCCGACGGTGTCGTGTTCGCCCTCGAAAAGCTCAGCCGGGATCGTAACCTCGCTCGCCAGATGGGCGAAAAGGGCCGGCAGGCGTTCTTGACGATGCATGAGATGGGGCCGTGCTGCTTCCAGTGGCTGGAGCTGATGCGCAGCCTGGTCGGCACGCCCAAGCCCGCCCCTCGGCCGGCGGCCGCCCCCAGCCTGGCGACGGTCATGACGCAGGTCGGCCGGTTGCAAGCACAAGCTCGTTCGTGA
- a CDS encoding PP2C family protein-serine/threonine phosphatase: MMTDPRDASILVVDDDPGMLRAVSRILARRQHRVVCVDSGAGALAQAKTSRFDLAIVDVRLPEMNGFDVTRALKKDAPDIDVIIMTGNAEEPDENLLRAIDEGAFYFIQKPFDRRVLLALVNRCLELRRLREERERFLDRVERELEEARQFQVSLLPPAKLEVRGLSIAARYQACSELAGDIYDYVETRDGGVALLIADVVGHGVSAAMMTGLVTAGFRASHVDDFEPMAVVDRIREGLRDFDPGRFVTLCCARLNPGRDALEYVNAGHPEPIIRRADKTSLILDSTGPILSSALFEIPCERESISFGAGDSLLLYTDGVTEARGPRGMFGRDQLVGCFQGSNARAGDFLDELLDAVNTYNGSKGHQDDVTLLSLDRE, translated from the coding sequence ATGATGACCGACCCGCGAGACGCTTCGATCCTGGTGGTGGACGACGATCCCGGCATGCTCCGGGCGGTCTCGCGCATTCTCGCCCGACGGCAGCATCGCGTCGTCTGCGTGGACTCGGGCGCCGGGGCTCTCGCACAGGCGAAAACCTCCCGTTTCGACCTGGCGATCGTCGACGTCCGTTTGCCCGAGATGAACGGCTTCGACGTCACCCGGGCGCTCAAGAAAGACGCGCCGGACATCGACGTGATCATCATGACCGGCAACGCCGAGGAGCCCGACGAGAACCTCCTCCGCGCGATCGACGAGGGCGCCTTCTACTTCATCCAGAAGCCGTTCGACCGCCGCGTGCTGCTGGCGCTGGTCAACCGGTGCCTCGAACTCCGTCGGCTCCGCGAGGAGCGCGAGCGGTTTCTGGACCGCGTCGAGCGCGAGCTGGAGGAAGCGCGGCAGTTCCAGGTCAGCCTGCTGCCGCCGGCCAAGCTCGAAGTTCGCGGACTGTCGATCGCCGCGCGCTACCAGGCTTGCAGCGAGCTGGCCGGCGACATCTACGATTACGTCGAGACCCGCGACGGCGGCGTTGCGCTCCTGATCGCCGACGTCGTCGGCCACGGCGTCTCGGCGGCGATGATGACCGGGCTCGTCACGGCGGGTTTTCGCGCCTCACACGTCGACGACTTCGAGCCGATGGCGGTCGTCGACCGGATTCGCGAAGGACTCCGCGACTTCGATCCGGGCCGATTCGTGACGCTCTGCTGCGCGCGGCTCAATCCCGGCCGGGACGCATTGGAGTACGTCAACGCGGGCCACCCCGAGCCGATCATCCGCCGCGCCGACAAGACCTCCCTCATCCTCGACTCGACCGGGCCGATCCTGTCGTCGGCCCTGTTCGAGATCCCTTGCGAGCGAGAGTCGATCTCGTTCGGCGCCGGCGACTCGCTGTTGCTGTACACCGACGGCGTCACCGAGGCCCGGGGACCGCGCGGGATGTTCGGTCGCGACCAGCTCGTCGGGTGTTTTCAGGGCTCGAACGCGCGGGCGGGCGACTTCCTCGACGAACTGCTCGACGCGGTGAACACGTACAATGGCTCGAAGGGTCACCAGGACGACGTCACCTTGCTCTCGCTCGACCGGGAATGA